In Massilia violaceinigra, one DNA window encodes the following:
- a CDS encoding TonB-dependent receptor plug domain-containing protein, with the protein MRKQLFLIQFIACAGLLHGAGARANVDQTSLLDFSLEQLSDIVVSSVSRQPARLADAPVSLYVIAGADIARAGARSLPEALRLAPNLQVARSDGGTYAIAARGFASTIENKLLVMIDGRSVYSPLFSGVFWDTQDVVMEDIERIEVISGPGATIWGANAVNGVINIITRNAANSQGALLSLDAGRRERGVTARQGGKLDGGGLYRVYVKASDIDDFADAPGGGLERRQAGFRSDWKSGTSAASLSADAYRSSLHRRGGGETRATGANLLGRASGILAGGSDWRIQASLDHTERVQSGTGSQRLDMVDLDMQHGMRLGASHSLVWGGGYRHAWDRVSGGSLLAFFPADKNLRWANVFAQDKIQLSSTLRMSIGVKLEHNTYTGLEKLPSMRMVWNASPTSVLWAAASRSVRAPSRLDRDMYLRSARGGYSIEGGPDFVAETVRVLEAGFRAQPLPSVSYSLTVFASDYDRLRTLEPRAPMPGAPIPGVPVPGAQFANMGEANTRGLEFWSRWQAAPRWRLVAGMVLQDIDAGLVAGSRDVSAAAGIGTNDPASYWSLRSSHELSDQWQAELALRRVGQLPQPLVPAYYELDLRMAWQPHRNVEVALAGHNLLHRSHAEFGPAATRRPIERAVSLQLSARF; encoded by the coding sequence ATGCGTAAACAGCTATTTCTGATCCAATTCATCGCATGCGCGGGCCTGTTGCATGGCGCCGGCGCGCGTGCAAATGTGGATCAGACGTCCCTGCTCGATTTTTCGCTGGAACAGCTCTCCGACATCGTGGTCAGCTCGGTGTCGCGCCAGCCGGCCCGCCTGGCCGATGCGCCGGTGTCGCTGTATGTGATCGCCGGCGCCGACATCGCCCGCGCCGGCGCGCGCAGCCTGCCCGAAGCGCTGCGCCTGGCGCCCAATCTGCAGGTGGCGCGCAGCGATGGCGGCACCTACGCGATCGCCGCGCGCGGCTTTGCCTCCACCATCGAAAACAAGCTGCTGGTGATGATCGACGGGCGCAGCGTGTACTCGCCGCTGTTTTCCGGCGTGTTCTGGGACACCCAGGACGTGGTGATGGAAGACATCGAACGCATCGAAGTCATCAGCGGGCCGGGCGCGACCATCTGGGGCGCCAACGCGGTCAACGGCGTGATCAACATCATCACCCGCAATGCCGCCAACAGCCAGGGCGCGCTGCTGTCGCTGGATGCCGGCCGGCGCGAGCGCGGCGTGACCGCGCGCCAGGGCGGCAAGCTCGACGGCGGCGGCCTGTACCGCGTGTATGTCAAGGCCAGCGACATCGATGACTTTGCGGACGCGCCGGGCGGCGGCCTGGAGCGGCGCCAGGCCGGCTTTCGCAGCGACTGGAAAAGCGGCACGAGCGCCGCCAGCCTCAGTGCCGATGCATACCGCAGCAGCTTGCACCGGCGCGGCGGCGGCGAAACGCGCGCGACCGGCGCCAACCTGCTGGGACGCGCCAGCGGCATCCTGGCCGGCGGCAGCGACTGGCGCATCCAGGCCTCGCTCGACCATACCGAACGGGTCCAGTCCGGCACCGGGTCGCAGCGGCTCGACATGGTCGACCTCGACATGCAGCACGGCATGCGTCTGGGCGCGTCGCACAGCCTGGTCTGGGGCGGCGGCTACCGCCACGCCTGGGACCGGGTCAGCGGCGGCAGCTTGCTGGCTTTTTTCCCGGCGGACAAGAATCTGCGCTGGGCGAATGTGTTCGCGCAAGATAAGATACAACTGAGCAGTACTTTGCGGATGAGTATCGGAGTCAAACTGGAACACAACACCTACACCGGCTTGGAAAAGCTGCCCAGCATGCGCATGGTCTGGAACGCCAGTCCGACCAGCGTGCTGTGGGCGGCCGCCTCGCGCAGCGTGCGCGCGCCGTCCCGCCTGGACCGCGACATGTACCTGCGCAGCGCGCGCGGCGGCTACAGCATCGAGGGCGGCCCGGACTTTGTCGCCGAAACGGTGCGCGTGCTGGAAGCCGGTTTTCGCGCCCAGCCGCTGCCCAGCGTCTCGTATTCGCTGACCGTGTTCGCCAGCGATTACGACCGCTTGCGCACCCTGGAGCCGCGCGCCCCTATGCCGGGCGCCCCTATACCGGGCGTCCCTGTACCGGGCGCCCAGTTCGCCAACATGGGCGAGGCGAACACGCGCGGACTGGAGTTCTGGAGCCGCTGGCAGGCCGCGCCGCGCTGGCGCCTGGTGGCCGGTATGGTGCTGCAGGATATCGACGCCGGCCTCGTGGCCGGCAGCCGCGATGTCTCTGCCGCGGCCGGCATCGGCACCAACGATCCGGCCAGCTACTGGTCGCTGCGATCGTCGCACGAGCTGTCCGATCAGTGGCAGGCCGAGCTGGCCCTGCGCCGGGTCGGCCAGCTGCCGCAGCCGCTGGTGCCGGCCTATTACGAGCTCGACCTGAGAATGGCCTGGCAGCCGCATCGGAACGTGGAGGTGGCGCTGGCCGGCCACAATCTGCTGCATCGCTCGCACGCCGAATTCGGGCCGGCCGCCACGCGCCGCCCGATCGAGCGCGCCGTGTCGCTCCAGCTGAGCGCGCGGTTTTGA
- a CDS encoding response regulator, whose protein sequence is MHETGNAAGVASADWSTTELGDPLAWPGTLRLCVDIVLNTPLPMLLLWGPRRIVVFNNAYADLAGPRHPRAPGGRVPAVWPAPLAASAAALERALGGDVVRLERQRLSFLRNSAMESADYDLFYTPVRDGGAVGGVLCAVAPSAPPASMPAPADGLRILVVEDNLDSQYLVVEMLRAFGHEADGVGDAENALALMAQNSYNVLFSDVSLPGMSGVDMAREALRLQGGLNVIFASGYGDALLRHVEFAHQSLQKPYELEQLQAALAAVSKQLGSGV, encoded by the coding sequence ATGCACGAAACTGGTAACGCCGCCGGAGTGGCCAGCGCCGACTGGAGCACCACCGAGCTGGGCGATCCGCTCGCCTGGCCCGGCACCCTGCGCCTGTGCGTCGACATCGTCCTCAATACCCCGCTGCCGATGCTGCTGCTGTGGGGTCCGCGCCGCATCGTGGTATTCAATAATGCCTACGCCGACCTGGCCGGTCCGCGCCACCCGCGCGCTCCGGGCGGCCGGGTTCCCGCGGTCTGGCCCGCCCCGCTCGCGGCCAGTGCGGCGGCGCTCGAACGCGCGCTCGGCGGCGACGTGGTCCGGCTCGAGCGCCAGCGCCTGAGCTTTTTGCGCAACAGCGCCATGGAAAGCGCCGACTACGACCTGTTCTACACTCCTGTGCGCGATGGCGGCGCGGTCGGCGGCGTGCTGTGCGCGGTGGCGCCGAGCGCGCCCCCGGCCAGCATGCCGGCGCCCGCCGACGGCTTGCGCATCCTGGTGGTCGAGGACAATCTGGACTCGCAATACCTGGTGGTCGAGATGCTGCGCGCCTTCGGCCACGAAGCCGACGGCGTGGGCGACGCCGAAAACGCGCTGGCGCTGATGGCGCAGAACAGCTACAACGTGCTGTTCTCCGACGTCAGCCTGCCCGGCATGTCCGGGGTCGACATGGCGCGCGAAGCGCTGCGCCTGCAAGGCGGCCTGAACGTCATCTTCGCGTCCGGTTACGGCGATGCCCTGCTGCGCCACGTGGAGTTCGCCCACCAGTCGCTGCAAAAGCCCTATGAACTTGAACAGCTGCAAGCTGCACTCGCCGCAGTTTCCAAGCAGCTCGGTAGCGGAGTATGA
- a CDS encoding 5-methyltetrahydropteroyltriglutamate--homocysteine methyltransferase: MMIPTEPIGSIPRPPALMAAVENGNLSDSELDALYEDAVRDTVARMEATGSTVISDGEQRKYHNFLTYCVHGSHNTAPDGFQIPFADGHMRRMPRLMRAPFHYERYADSYLAVAQRYATVAVKQAVISPSALSLMYPPEGLPGYSRDQFIDDLLAEHETEIRRCLAQGAHKVQVDFTEGRLAVKLDPSGELLSSFIDLNNLALNRFSSAERALIGVHTCPGADRDSTHSLDVDYAELLPSLFELQVGHFYIALASEPDPARVLKIIARHLKPGQRVFVGVIDPIDPVIETPELVRDRILHAARFIAPGQLGSTDDCGFSPFCDDRSTSRDTAFAKIAARVAGTALASAILRERA; encoded by the coding sequence ATGATGATTCCCACCGAGCCAATCGGCAGCATTCCGCGCCCCCCAGCCCTGATGGCCGCGGTCGAAAACGGCAACCTCAGCGACAGCGAGCTCGACGCGCTGTACGAGGACGCCGTGCGCGATACCGTCGCCCGCATGGAAGCGACCGGCTCGACCGTCATCAGCGATGGCGAGCAGCGCAAGTACCATAACTTCCTGACCTACTGCGTGCACGGTTCGCACAATACCGCGCCGGACGGCTTCCAGATCCCGTTCGCTGACGGCCATATGCGCCGCATGCCGCGCCTGATGCGCGCTCCGTTCCACTACGAACGCTACGCCGACAGCTACCTGGCCGTGGCCCAGCGCTATGCCACGGTGGCGGTCAAGCAGGCCGTCATTTCGCCCTCGGCCCTGTCGCTCATGTACCCGCCCGAAGGTTTGCCCGGCTACTCGCGCGACCAGTTCATCGACGACCTGCTGGCCGAGCACGAAACCGAAATCCGGCGCTGCCTCGCGCAAGGGGCGCACAAGGTGCAGGTCGATTTCACCGAAGGCCGGCTGGCCGTCAAGCTCGACCCCAGCGGCGAGCTGCTGTCGAGCTTCATCGACCTGAACAATCTGGCCCTGAACCGCTTTTCCAGCGCCGAACGCGCGCTGATCGGCGTGCATACCTGCCCCGGCGCCGACCGCGATTCGACCCACAGCCTCGACGTCGACTACGCCGAGCTTCTGCCCAGCCTGTTTGAACTGCAGGTCGGCCATTTCTACATCGCGCTCGCGAGCGAACCGGACCCGGCGCGCGTACTGAAGATCATCGCCAGGCACCTCAAGCCCGGACAGCGCGTGTTCGTCGGCGTGATCGACCCCATCGATCCGGTCATCGAAACGCCGGAACTGGTGCGCGACCGGATCCTGCATGCGGCCCGGTTCATCGCCCCCGGCCAGCTCGGCAGCACCGACGATTGCGGCTTTTCGCCGTTCTGCGACGACCGCTCGACCAGCCGCGACACCGCCTTTGCCAAGATCGCCGCGCGCGTGGCCGGCACCGCGCTGGCCAGCGCCATTCTGCGGGAGCGTGCGTGA